A window of Caldalkalibacillus uzonensis contains these coding sequences:
- a CDS encoding (Fe-S)-binding protein, giving the protein MNKRKTLPYDETVQCVQCGYCLPACPTYLTMKRETHSPRGRINLVQMAAEGHLSLDELEEPLDLCLGCRACETACPSGVQYGKILEDARGVLAEYKGNRTSTPLRWIEDKMFQNIFPSPKKLQLLTDVIWLYQASGVQAMVHKGKLNHVLSDNLRAFEAVLPKVSSPLKRRKRPRLFKPPIANTLQWKVAFFTGCIMDAIFEKINRLSMELLALAGCEVHVIGEQTCCGALHAHAGRLDDAKILAKRNIEAFERLDVDFIVNNAGGCGGMLVEYDHLFHDDPQWEERAKAFVAKTRDISQVLAQCELPLTKPVNEIITYQRSCHMTNVQKVTTEPLDLIKRIPGVTFREMANPDMCCGSAGIYNVLNYKESMEILDVKMETVKETTATTIVTTNPGCLLQMKLGVQREGLSERVRVVHLAELLAESAELL; this is encoded by the coding sequence ATGAACAAGCGTAAAACGTTGCCTTACGACGAAACCGTCCAATGTGTGCAGTGTGGCTACTGCTTGCCCGCCTGCCCCACCTACCTGACCATGAAAAGGGAGACCCATTCTCCACGCGGCCGGATCAATCTAGTACAGATGGCGGCGGAGGGACATCTTTCGTTGGATGAACTCGAAGAGCCGCTTGATCTTTGCCTGGGTTGTCGTGCCTGCGAGACAGCTTGTCCGTCTGGGGTGCAGTATGGCAAAATCTTAGAGGACGCACGGGGAGTGTTGGCGGAATATAAGGGAAACCGTACATCCACACCGTTGCGCTGGATAGAGGACAAGATGTTTCAAAACATCTTTCCCAGTCCCAAAAAATTGCAGCTTTTAACAGATGTGATCTGGTTGTATCAAGCATCCGGAGTACAGGCAATGGTTCATAAAGGGAAATTAAACCATGTTCTATCAGATAATCTTCGGGCCTTCGAAGCAGTATTGCCTAAAGTGAGTTCTCCCCTAAAGAGGCGCAAACGGCCGCGTCTGTTTAAGCCACCGATAGCGAATACTCTCCAATGGAAAGTCGCTTTTTTTACCGGTTGCATTATGGATGCTATATTTGAAAAGATTAACCGGCTGTCAATGGAGTTGCTTGCCCTTGCCGGATGTGAGGTTCACGTCATTGGTGAGCAAACCTGCTGCGGTGCGTTGCACGCCCATGCCGGGCGATTAGATGATGCAAAAATACTTGCAAAGCGAAACATAGAGGCTTTTGAACGACTGGACGTGGACTTTATCGTTAACAACGCAGGTGGCTGCGGGGGGATGCTGGTGGAGTACGACCATCTTTTCCACGACGATCCACAATGGGAAGAACGGGCGAAAGCGTTTGTGGCCAAGACTCGTGATATAAGCCAGGTGCTCGCACAGTGTGAACTGCCGCTGACCAAGCCGGTTAACGAAATTATCACGTACCAGCGATCCTGCCATATGACCAATGTACAGAAGGTAACGACGGAGCCGCTGGACTTAATTAAGCGAATACCAGGAGTGACGTTCCGGGAAATGGCCAACCCCGACATGTGCTGTGGGTCTGCAGGGATTTACAATGTATTAAACTACAAGGAATCGATGGAGATTCTCGATGTTAAGATGGAGACAGTAAAAGAAACCACAGCGACCACTATAGTTACGACAAACCCAGGCTGTCTCTTACAGATGAAGCTAGGGGTGCAACGTGAAGGACTTAGTGAACGGGTACGGGTTGTTCATCTAGCAGAATTGTTAGCTGAATCGGCGGAATTATTGTAA
- a CDS encoding FadR/GntR family transcriptional regulator, which yields MSRPILHQFKKERNLANMFSVSRGAVREAISVLAERGIVTVKPGIGIFLNNNDQDQLFVLFDSIFHEGKADIFELLELRQGIESYASFYAAQRRTEEDLRRIKAALDQMEHSINRHELAVKEDFAFHSAVIEASHNSMMINTFKLISDTAY from the coding sequence ATCAGCAGACCAATATTACACCAATTTAAAAAAGAGAGAAATTTAGCAAACATGTTTTCTGTTTCCAGAGGTGCGGTCCGCGAAGCGATCAGTGTACTCGCGGAGAGAGGAATTGTTACTGTTAAACCTGGTATTGGTATCTTTTTGAATAACAATGACCAAGACCAGTTATTTGTCTTATTCGACTCCATTTTCCATGAAGGGAAAGCAGACATTTTTGAATTATTAGAACTGCGTCAAGGTATCGAAAGCTATGCTTCCTTTTATGCGGCCCAACGCAGAACAGAAGAAGATCTGCGACGGATCAAAGCAGCCTTAGATCAAATGGAACATTCAATAAACCGTCATGAACTGGCTGTAAAAGAGGATTTTGCCTTTCACTCTGCTGTGATTGAGGCCAGCCATAATTCTATGATGATCAACACGTTTAAATTAATATCCGATACCGCTTATTAG
- a CDS encoding iron-containing alcohol dehydrogenase, with product MDGYKFFMPTQMEYGRGLAKKTGELLKPYVKQKVLIVTDAGVRKAKILDPIEMSLNEQGIAYDIFDEVDPNPTNQIVENGLRYLQKGNCDIVLAVGGGSSIDTAKAIAALVNNSGSILDYEGVNKLPHPPLPIVAIPTTAGTGSEATPATIITNEKTLFKAAIISPHLYPKLAILDPELTLGLPPSITAATGMDALTHAIESYTSKFSNPVSQALAINAVKIIGENINKAYFVGTDMDSRGEMLVASCMAGMAFAQSRLGNVHAISHTLGGIFNIPHGIANAALLPYVMAYNLPACPDQYKEIAVALGEDVSGLPVTEAGRKAIEAIVTMNKSLNIPDNIKDLGVSLDYLPQMIRDTMRSGNVFANPRLTSESDVRQIIENAYHGVL from the coding sequence TTGGATGGGTACAAATTTTTTATGCCGACACAAATGGAGTATGGACGAGGACTAGCGAAAAAAACGGGGGAATTGTTAAAGCCGTATGTTAAGCAAAAAGTCCTCATTGTAACTGACGCTGGTGTCAGAAAAGCAAAGATCCTGGATCCGATTGAAATGTCTTTGAACGAACAGGGTATTGCCTATGACATTTTTGATGAAGTGGACCCGAACCCCACTAATCAGATAGTGGAAAATGGTTTGCGTTATTTGCAAAAAGGGAATTGCGACATCGTACTAGCGGTTGGTGGGGGCAGCAGTATTGATACAGCAAAGGCTATTGCTGCGCTCGTGAATAATAGCGGCAGTATTCTCGATTACGAAGGGGTGAACAAATTACCTCATCCCCCTCTTCCGATTGTTGCCATCCCGACTACAGCTGGAACAGGAAGTGAAGCGACCCCAGCTACCATCATTACAAACGAGAAGACATTGTTTAAAGCAGCCATTATCAGTCCGCATCTATATCCTAAGCTAGCAATCTTAGATCCTGAACTTACACTAGGTTTACCGCCTTCGATTACAGCTGCTACTGGAATGGATGCACTTACACACGCCATAGAGTCTTATACTTCTAAATTTTCAAATCCTGTCAGTCAAGCTTTAGCGATAAACGCAGTAAAAATAATTGGTGAGAACATAAATAAAGCTTATTTTGTAGGTACAGATATGGATAGCAGAGGGGAAATGCTTGTGGCATCCTGCATGGCAGGGATGGCCTTTGCCCAGTCACGTTTAGGAAATGTACATGCCATTTCACATACGCTCGGTGGTATTTTTAATATCCCTCATGGTATTGCCAATGCTGCATTATTACCATATGTCATGGCATATAACCTGCCGGCTTGTCCTGATCAATACAAGGAGATCGCCGTTGCATTAGGGGAAGATGTGAGCGGTTTGCCAGTGACTGAGGCAGGAAGGAAAGCCATTGAAGCAATCGTAACAATGAATAAATCCTTAAACATCCCAGACAATATCAAGGATTTGGGGGTTTCATTGGATTATTTGCCGCAGATGATCAGAGACACCATGAGGAGTGGAAATGTGTTTGCAAACCCCAGGCTCACTAGTGAAAGCGATGTTAGACAAATTATTGAAAACGCTTATCACGGAGTGTTGTAA
- a CDS encoding mandelate racemase/muconate lactonizing enzyme family protein, which produces MKIVNVIPHVLSTPLDEKFSFSQGWVEKRSSLIVEIITDEGVVGWGESLCHGLQPPEIAASFIEFCYKPILIGRDPFDVEVLWEEMYNRSRPFGQSGAAVNAISGVDIALWDVIGRALNKPISKLIGGSFRSEVTPYATGFYRYKGKKYPESGIEEAKEHISKGFKAIKLKIGFGVEEDISFVSAIREAVGDQIKIMMDANCAYNLPAARRILNECQSLNIHFFEEPLAPEDIEGYKQLRNLSSTYIAAGENLFGKTGYRHWIANGALDILQPDLMSSGGFTECKKIAAMAQAWNTMLIPHVWGSGIGLAASLQFIASLPPTPLSLNPIEPMLEYDQSAHPFRGDLIYHSISMQDGKVPIPQKPGIGVDVNREVIERYEQPIFRK; this is translated from the coding sequence TTGAAGATTGTTAATGTTATTCCGCATGTATTATCTACACCGTTAGATGAAAAGTTTTCTTTTTCTCAAGGATGGGTGGAAAAACGCAGCTCATTAATCGTGGAAATAATCACCGATGAGGGAGTTGTTGGATGGGGAGAGTCTTTGTGTCATGGATTACAACCCCCTGAGATTGCTGCATCATTTATTGAGTTTTGCTATAAACCCATTTTAATAGGCAGAGACCCATTCGATGTAGAAGTACTTTGGGAGGAAATGTATAATCGTTCTCGTCCTTTTGGACAGTCGGGTGCAGCTGTCAATGCCATTAGTGGTGTTGATATTGCCCTTTGGGACGTGATTGGAAGAGCTTTGAATAAACCAATATCGAAACTGATTGGAGGAAGTTTCCGGTCAGAAGTTACTCCCTATGCAACTGGCTTTTATAGATATAAAGGAAAAAAATATCCCGAAAGCGGAATTGAGGAAGCAAAAGAGCATATATCAAAAGGATTTAAAGCAATTAAGTTGAAAATAGGCTTTGGTGTAGAAGAGGATATTAGCTTTGTGAGTGCTATTCGTGAAGCTGTGGGTGATCAAATAAAAATTATGATGGATGCAAACTGTGCCTATAACCTCCCAGCTGCTAGGCGGATTTTAAATGAGTGTCAATCTTTAAATATTCATTTTTTTGAAGAACCTCTTGCTCCTGAAGATATCGAAGGGTATAAACAACTGAGAAATTTATCTTCTACATATATTGCAGCTGGAGAAAATCTATTCGGAAAAACGGGTTATAGGCATTGGATAGCAAATGGAGCGCTTGATATATTGCAACCAGATTTAATGTCTTCCGGTGGATTTACCGAGTGCAAGAAAATAGCTGCCATGGCTCAAGCTTGGAATACGATGTTAATACCCCATGTATGGGGTTCGGGAATTGGGCTTGCAGCTTCACTGCAATTTATAGCTTCCTTACCTCCAACTCCATTATCCTTAAATCCTATCGAGCCCATGCTAGAATATGATCAATCAGCCCATCCATTCAGAGGGGATTTAATTTATCATTCAATTTCTATGCAGGATGGAAAAGTACCAATTCCGCAAAAGCCGGGGATTGGCGTAGACGTCAATAGGGAAGTCATTGAAAGATATGAACAGCCCATTTTTAGGAAGTAA
- the larB gene encoding nickel pincer cofactor biosynthesis protein LarB has product MPDQLKHLLHQVAAGDLSPEMAYEQLKSYEDLGFAKVDYHRVRRKGFPEVIFGSGKTADQIVELFKRLMTQHKIILATRVSKDKAAAVRQSLPELSYDHTARILYYADKPLEPRTKGAIGILCAGTADLPVAEEAALTALAMGNRVKRFYDVGVAGIHRLFHHLEQIKQCRVLIVIAGMEGALPSVVGGLVHQPVIAVPTSVGYGAHFNGLAPLLTMLNSCSSGVTVVNIDNGFGAAYSASLINQLGEE; this is encoded by the coding sequence ATGCCAGATCAATTAAAACATCTGTTGCACCAAGTCGCAGCGGGAGACCTCAGTCCAGAGATGGCCTATGAACAGTTGAAAAGCTACGAAGATCTAGGTTTTGCCAAGGTGGATTATCACCGGGTGCGGCGTAAAGGATTTCCTGAAGTGATTTTTGGTTCAGGGAAAACAGCAGATCAAATCGTCGAACTTTTTAAACGTTTAATGACCCAACATAAGATCATTTTAGCCACACGGGTCTCAAAGGATAAAGCAGCCGCTGTCAGGCAGTCACTACCTGAATTGAGCTATGATCACACTGCTCGAATTCTTTATTATGCAGACAAGCCCTTGGAACCGCGAACGAAAGGGGCCATCGGTATTCTTTGTGCCGGTACAGCGGATCTGCCCGTAGCCGAAGAGGCGGCATTAACCGCCTTGGCTATGGGCAATCGTGTCAAACGCTTTTATGACGTAGGCGTAGCAGGCATTCACCGCTTGTTCCACCATTTGGAGCAAATCAAACAGTGCCGCGTGTTGATCGTGATTGCCGGGATGGAAGGAGCCCTTCCCAGCGTAGTTGGCGGTTTGGTCCACCAGCCTGTCATTGCTGTTCCCACTAGCGTGGGTTACGGGGCACATTTTAATGGACTGGCACCGCTCTTAACCATGCTCAATTCTTGTTCTTCCGGGGTGACAGTGGTCAATATTGATAATGGTTTTGGTGCAGCCTACTCAGCATCGCTTATTAATCAACTTGGGGAGGAATAA
- the larC gene encoding nickel pincer cofactor biosynthesis protein LarC, with protein MSTILYLDCSLSGISGDMTLGALADLGADLELIEQQLQSFPIEPFKLERKGVLKKGIYSQKVDVVVDPDTPPAHHRHYSTIKKMIEESQISDRAKQLAIRIFEPIAQAEAKIHNTSVDKVHFHEVGAVDSIVDIVGVAIALDQLEINQVFSSPVVVGSGSIHIDHGRYPVPAPATLEILRGVPILESDLNGELTTPTGAAIIKGLSTSFGPMPSMTVTQIGYGAGTKDFEGHPNVLRAVIGERVE; from the coding sequence ATGTCTACGATCTTGTACCTTGACTGCAGCTTGTCCGGTATTAGCGGAGATATGACTTTAGGTGCTTTGGCCGATTTAGGTGCGGACTTAGAACTTATTGAACAACAGCTGCAATCGTTTCCTATTGAGCCATTTAAATTAGAGCGGAAAGGTGTGCTTAAAAAAGGCATCTACAGCCAAAAGGTAGATGTTGTGGTTGATCCTGACACCCCTCCTGCTCATCACCGCCATTACAGCACGATTAAAAAAATGATCGAGGAGTCCCAAATCTCGGATCGGGCCAAACAGCTGGCCATAAGGATTTTTGAACCCATCGCTCAGGCTGAAGCGAAAATTCACAACACAAGTGTCGACAAAGTACACTTCCACGAGGTTGGCGCTGTTGATTCGATCGTGGACATTGTTGGGGTGGCAATTGCCCTTGATCAACTTGAGATTAACCAGGTGTTCAGTTCCCCTGTTGTAGTGGGCTCGGGCTCCATTCACATTGATCACGGCCGTTATCCGGTCCCGGCGCCGGCTACACTGGAAATTCTGCGAGGTGTGCCTATCTTAGAGTCTGATCTAAATGGCGAACTCACTACTCCCACAGGGGCGGCTATAATTAAAGGATTGAGCACCTCGTTCGGCCCCATGCCAAGCATGACTGTCACCCAGATCGGCTATGGGGCAGGTACAAAAGATTTCGAAGGCCATCCTAATGTACTAAGAGCTGTAATAGGTGAACGAGTTGAGTAA
- the larC gene encoding nickel insertion protein: MNRSKQPFNHEREHIDSDMIKIEVNLDDMPAEWLGELMDRLLAIGVNDVYYTPIYMKKNRPAVLLSVLLSKHLLDKVKRLIFTETTTFGIRYSPWTVHRLGRKFKTVETKWGPVSVKQALLGNQVVQESPEFEDCRQIAEKAGVPVKAVYQAVWKILND, from the coding sequence ATGAATAGATCAAAACAACCGTTTAATCACGAGCGTGAGCATATTGACTCCGACATGATCAAAATAGAAGTAAACTTGGATGACATGCCTGCTGAATGGTTGGGAGAGTTAATGGACAGACTGCTGGCGATAGGAGTGAATGATGTTTACTACACGCCAATTTATATGAAAAAAAACAGGCCTGCTGTCTTATTATCCGTTCTCTTGTCTAAACATTTGCTGGATAAAGTGAAACGTTTGATCTTTACCGAAACAACGACTTTTGGCATTCGTTACTCCCCGTGGACTGTGCATCGTTTGGGCCGGAAGTTCAAAACAGTCGAAACTAAATGGGGCCCTGTATCGGTTAAACAGGCCTTGTTGGGGAATCAAGTGGTTCAAGAAAGTCCCGAGTTTGAAGATTGTCGGCAGATTGCAGAGAAGGCAGGCGTGCCTGTTAAAGCAGTATACCAAGCTGTGTGGAAAATTTTAAATGACTAA
- a CDS encoding TRAP transporter substrate-binding protein: MKRLFSLFCILVLILAACGSNSDTGTNVEAEQEGEQSAPAGETISIDIATVFDEKSAPAKGAAKFAELVNERANGEIEVNFFPNGSLGSARENYEAVRSGDLEMVLEGYTGVDMYAPEYMFFTAPFLFQSMEHMQAAFYGDLGEQMFAKMADAGFQIIGTIMRGPRHMTANKPIETPDDVKGLNLRMPEIEAWVAAWEAIGASPTPVALPELYGALQTGVVEASEGPYEQIYTFNLHEVQDYLINTGHVYEAAFMWMNKDLWDSLSPEHQQLIQEAAEEAMAYADAEAVSDADQFYHEMLEAGMQAVEVDKEAFIEKARPGLERFFQESWTVTSLEEIDALLE; this comes from the coding sequence ATGAAAAGACTATTTTCTTTATTCTGTATTCTTGTGTTAATTTTGGCAGCCTGTGGCAGCAACTCTGACACTGGGACAAATGTCGAAGCAGAGCAAGAGGGTGAGCAAAGCGCTCCTGCTGGAGAGACAATTAGTATTGACATAGCTACTGTTTTTGACGAAAAATCAGCTCCAGCCAAAGGGGCAGCCAAATTTGCTGAGCTAGTTAACGAACGTGCCAATGGTGAGATTGAAGTTAACTTTTTCCCCAATGGGTCCCTGGGTTCAGCACGGGAAAACTATGAAGCAGTTCGATCAGGAGACCTGGAGATGGTTTTGGAAGGATATACAGGAGTAGATATGTATGCTCCCGAATACATGTTCTTTACAGCACCGTTCTTATTCCAGAGCATGGAGCATATGCAAGCCGCTTTTTACGGGGACCTTGGAGAGCAGATGTTTGCCAAAATGGCTGATGCCGGATTCCAAATCATCGGGACCATTATGCGTGGTCCACGTCATATGACAGCTAACAAACCGATTGAAACCCCTGATGATGTCAAGGGCCTGAACTTGCGTATGCCGGAAATTGAAGCTTGGGTTGCGGCCTGGGAAGCGATCGGTGCCTCGCCAACACCTGTTGCTTTGCCTGAATTATACGGAGCCTTGCAAACCGGGGTTGTGGAAGCGTCTGAAGGTCCATACGAACAGATCTATACGTTTAATTTGCATGAAGTACAAGACTATTTAATCAATACCGGCCATGTTTACGAAGCCGCCTTTATGTGGATGAACAAGGATTTATGGGATTCCTTAAGCCCCGAACACCAGCAGTTGATCCAAGAAGCAGCGGAAGAAGCGATGGCTTATGCCGATGCCGAAGCAGTATCTGATGCTGATCAATTCTATCATGAGATGCTAGAAGCAGGTATGCAAGCTGTTGAAGTAGACAAGGAAGCATTTATTGAAAAGGCACGTCCTGGATTGGAGCGCTTCTTCCAAGAATCTTGGACTGTAACATCTTTGGAAGAAATTGACGCTCTTCTTGAATAG
- the larE gene encoding ATP-dependent sacrificial sulfur transferase LarE — translation MENKLLKLKGILSDMKSVLVAFSGGVDSTFLLKVAVDTLGYDHVLAVTADSETYPSSELEEAKRLAAKIGARHVVISTSELEIPGYKENNKNRCYFCKKGLFEELEPLRKKYGLNHIVYGLIADDLSEYRPGTKAAQESGVRGPLQEAGLYKDEIRALSKQMGLETWDKPSFACLSSRIAYGEMITVQKLSKVEQAEQVIRSLGIRQVRVRHHGDLARIEVEPGDMDTILTNRDHIYNQLEQIGYKFITLDLKGYKSGSMNKVLTK, via the coding sequence ATGGAGAATAAACTGCTCAAACTTAAAGGTATACTCTCCGACATGAAAAGTGTGCTTGTTGCCTTCTCGGGAGGGGTAGACAGTACCTTTTTACTCAAGGTTGCAGTGGACACCCTTGGTTATGACCATGTCCTAGCTGTGACAGCCGATTCGGAGACATATCCTTCTTCAGAGTTGGAGGAGGCAAAGCGGCTGGCAGCCAAAATCGGGGCACGCCATGTGGTGATTTCCACGTCTGAACTGGAGATTCCCGGGTATAAGGAGAACAATAAAAATCGTTGTTACTTCTGCAAAAAAGGGCTGTTTGAGGAATTGGAACCTTTGCGCAAAAAGTATGGATTGAACCATATTGTCTATGGTCTTATTGCCGATGATTTAAGTGAATACCGTCCGGGTACTAAAGCAGCCCAAGAATCGGGTGTGAGGGGCCCACTGCAGGAAGCCGGTTTGTACAAAGATGAGATCAGGGCACTGTCCAAACAAATGGGCTTAGAAACCTGGGATAAGCCTTCTTTTGCCTGCCTGTCCTCCCGCATTGCTTACGGAGAGATGATTACAGTGCAAAAGCTTTCCAAGGTTGAACAGGCTGAACAGGTAATTCGCAGCTTAGGTATCCGCCAGGTACGTGTCCGTCATCACGGGGATCTGGCTAGGATAGAGGTAGAACCGGGAGATATGGATACGATCTTAACAAACAGAGACCACATTTATAACCAGTTGGAACAGATCGGATATAAGTTTATTACTTTAGATTTAAAAGGATATAAAAGTGGTAGTATGAACAAGGTGTTAACAAAATGA
- a CDS encoding FCD domain-containing protein: MYEARIDALKIPGKTEEVLGEHRLIYEAILTADAEMARTAMENHISNIKHQLNQMEEKE, from the coding sequence GTGTATGAAGCAAGGATCGATGCACTTAAAATTCCAGGAAAAACCGAAGAAGTGTTGGGCGAACATCGCTTAATTTATGAAGCCATACTGACCGCTGACGCAGAAATGGCACGGACAGCAATGGAAAATCATATTAGCAATATTAAACATCAACTAAATCAAATGGAAGAAAAGGAGTGA
- a CDS encoding FAD-binding oxidoreductase, with translation MAYRKVDEEILQQVRGIISDDKRILTEKQDLIGYSYDASFGVFLPELVIQPTTAQEVAAVVKLAYEETIPVYPRGQSTSLSGGPLPVEGGIVLDLSHMNKKLEVVPDDLIAIVSPGVLTADIHAAAEQAGLIYPPDPSSSHVSTIGGNLAENSGGPRGLKYGVTKDYVLGLEVVTPQGEIIRTGGRTVKNVTGYDLTKLIVGSEGTLGIITEAILRLIPKPQATAALMAIFDDIVTSGEAISKVLTSGILPAKMEIMDQTCIRAVESYQPSGLPVDAEAIILIEVDGHARAVEEEIREAAKLCEAVGARSVKIATSESERANLWKARKMVSPAITRVKPTKISEDATVPRSQIPAMFARLKKIREKYNVNLVVFGHAGDGNLHPNIVADKRDKDEMKRVEQAVAEIFEAAIELGGTLSGEHGIGNMKAPFMEMELGKAGLEMMQRIKESWDPKNIMNPGKIFPKPGQRLNLTEG, from the coding sequence TTGGCCTACAGAAAAGTTGATGAGGAAATTTTACAGCAGGTCAGAGGTATTATCTCAGACGATAAGCGGATTCTGACGGAGAAGCAGGACTTGATTGGCTATTCTTACGATGCGTCGTTCGGTGTCTTTCTCCCAGAACTGGTGATACAGCCGACGACCGCACAGGAGGTGGCTGCAGTCGTTAAGCTGGCCTACGAGGAAACGATTCCTGTCTATCCACGCGGCCAGTCCACTTCACTGTCCGGAGGGCCGTTGCCCGTCGAAGGCGGCATCGTGCTGGACCTGTCGCACATGAACAAGAAGCTGGAAGTGGTCCCCGACGATTTGATTGCAATTGTCTCTCCGGGAGTCTTAACGGCTGACATTCATGCAGCAGCTGAGCAGGCAGGACTGATATATCCACCCGACCCAAGCAGTTCGCATGTCTCCACCATCGGCGGCAATCTGGCGGAGAATTCCGGTGGGCCACGTGGCTTGAAGTACGGGGTGACCAAGGATTACGTATTGGGCTTAGAAGTGGTGACGCCGCAGGGGGAGATCATCCGCACCGGCGGACGTACGGTGAAAAATGTGACTGGCTATGACCTGACTAAGCTGATCGTCGGCTCTGAAGGCACACTTGGTATCATCACGGAAGCGATTTTGCGGCTGATTCCCAAACCACAGGCAACAGCTGCGCTGATGGCCATTTTCGACGACATCGTCACCTCAGGAGAAGCAATCTCCAAAGTACTTACTTCAGGAATATTACCGGCCAAGATGGAGATTATGGATCAAACCTGCATCCGAGCGGTGGAATCGTACCAGCCTAGCGGACTTCCCGTCGATGCCGAAGCAATCATTCTGATTGAAGTGGATGGCCATGCCCGTGCCGTGGAGGAGGAAATTCGGGAAGCAGCAAAACTTTGCGAAGCGGTTGGAGCTCGCAGCGTAAAAATTGCCACTAGCGAGTCGGAGCGGGCTAATCTGTGGAAGGCTCGCAAAATGGTCTCTCCTGCGATTACGAGAGTTAAGCCGACCAAAATTTCCGAGGATGCCACCGTTCCGCGCAGCCAGATCCCAGCAATGTTTGCTCGTTTAAAAAAAATCCGAGAAAAATACAACGTTAATCTGGTGGTGTTCGGGCATGCAGGTGATGGTAATTTGCATCCCAATATTGTGGCCGACAAGCGGGACAAGGACGAGATGAAGCGCGTTGAGCAGGCAGTTGCGGAGATTTTTGAAGCGGCGATTGAGTTGGGAGGCACGCTGTCTGGAGAGCACGGCATCGGCAACATGAAGGCACCGTTTATGGAGATGGAATTGGGCAAGGCAGGGCTTGAGATGATGCAGCGTATCAAGGAGAGTTGGGATCCAAAGAACATTATGAATCCGGGCAAGATTTTTCCTAAGCCTGGGCAACGACTCAACTTAACGGAAGGGTAG